In one window of Azotobacter salinestris DNA:
- a CDS encoding rhomboid family intramembrane serine protease yields the protein MKIEALRLPLGTDLSGFIALLRRLGVPHRVSEEGGEQVLWVPDPRLAQEVNLLYVRFPEGDPLGAHPAAAQRTSGIFSQLRHSPLTSLVLLATLLVAALTLLGENLAAVGWLTFQEFHIQGDYLYFVPLSESLSAGQWWRLLTPMLIHFGWLHLAMNGLWYWELGRRIEARQGALMLLLLTLLFGLASNAAQYLFGGPALFGGLSGVLYGLLGHCWIFHRIAPAAAYRLPPGVVVMMLIWLLVCLSGLVTALGLGAIANAAHVAGLVAGCLTGAIGGAWARRRS from the coding sequence ATGAAAATTGAGGCGCTGCGCCTGCCGCTGGGGACTGACCTCAGCGGCTTCATTGCCCTGTTGCGGCGTCTGGGTGTGCCTCACCGGGTCAGCGAGGAGGGGGGCGAGCAGGTGCTCTGGGTACCCGATCCCCGGCTGGCCCAGGAAGTGAACCTGCTCTATGTGCGCTTTCCCGAGGGCGATCCGCTGGGCGCGCATCCGGCGGCGGCGCAACGCACCTCCGGCATTTTCAGCCAGCTGCGCCACAGCCCGCTGACCTCCCTGGTGCTGCTGGCAACCTTGCTGGTGGCGGCGCTGACCCTGCTCGGGGAAAACCTCGCCGCCGTCGGCTGGCTGACCTTTCAGGAGTTCCATATCCAGGGTGACTACCTGTATTTCGTCCCCCTGTCCGAGAGCCTGTCCGCCGGGCAGTGGTGGCGCCTGCTGACGCCGATGCTGATCCACTTCGGCTGGCTGCACCTGGCGATGAACGGGCTCTGGTACTGGGAGCTGGGGCGGCGCATCGAGGCACGCCAGGGCGCTCTGATGCTGCTGCTCCTGACCCTGCTGTTCGGCCTGGCATCCAATGCCGCGCAATACCTGTTCGGCGGCCCGGCGCTGTTCGGCGGCCTGTCCGGCGTGCTCTACGGCCTGCTCGGCCACTGCTGGATCTTCCACCGGATCGCGCCCGCCGCCGCCTATCGCCTGCCGCCGGGCGTGGTGGTGATGATGCTGATCTGGCTGCTGGTCTGCCTGTCCGGCCTGGTCACCGCCCTGGGGCTGGGCGCCATCGCCAACGCCGCGCACGTCGCCGGACTGGTCGCCGGCTGCCTGACCGGAGCCATCGGCGGCGCCTGGGCGCGCCGCCGCAGCTGA
- a CDS encoding SDR family oxidoreductase: MAAGKPQSNGKVALVTGAVRGIGLGISAWLIAEGWQVVLADIDRKRGPKVAKALGSSAWFVGMDVAQESQVAMGVAEVLGQFGRLDALVCNAAIADPRNRPLAELKLSHWSQVLGVNLTGPLLLAKHCSAYLQAHRGAMVNIASTRAHQSEPNSEAYAASKGGLLGLTHALAVSLGPDVRVNAVSPGWIDSRSPSERQQAPLSAQSHAQHPVGRVGTVEDVAALVAWLLSERAGFVTGQEFIVDGGMARKMIYLD; this comes from the coding sequence CTGGCGGCCGGCAAGCCGCAGAGCAACGGCAAGGTCGCCCTGGTCACCGGGGCGGTGCGTGGCATCGGACTGGGCATCTCCGCCTGGCTGATCGCCGAGGGCTGGCAGGTGGTGCTGGCCGACATCGACCGCAAGCGTGGCCCCAAGGTGGCCAAGGCGCTGGGCAGCAGTGCCTGGTTCGTCGGAATGGATGTCGCTCAGGAAAGCCAGGTGGCGATGGGAGTGGCCGAGGTGCTCGGCCAGTTCGGTCGCCTCGATGCCCTGGTCTGTAATGCCGCGATTGCCGATCCCCGCAATCGCCCGTTGGCCGAGCTGAAGCTCAGCCACTGGAGTCAGGTGCTGGGCGTGAACCTGACCGGTCCGCTGTTGCTGGCCAAGCACTGCTCGGCCTACCTGCAGGCGCATCGCGGCGCCATGGTCAACATCGCTTCGACCCGTGCGCACCAGTCCGAGCCGAATTCCGAAGCCTACGCGGCCAGCAAGGGAGGGCTGCTGGGACTTACCCACGCACTGGCGGTCAGTCTCGGGCCCGATGTCCGGGTAAACGCCGTCAGTCCCGGCTGGATCGATTCGCGCAGCCCTAGCGAGCGCCAACAGGCGCCGCTATCCGCCCAGAGTCATGCCCAGCATCCTGTCGGTCGCGTGGGGACGGTCGAGGATGTCGCCGCCCTGGTCGCCTGGCTGCTGTCGGAGCGCGCCGGCTTCGTGACCGGTCAGGAGTTCATCGTGGATGGCGGCATGGCGCGCAAGATGATTTATCTGGATTGA
- a CDS encoding thermostable hemolysin: MELSWEQHEPLALIGRQRALSVRLVRPCSGSTRRHALEAFIHARFADYYAARIHHFMPCLLGFEDEDGKVQAAAGLRPAREAQALFLERYLDAPIERVVSDRAGLPVARKDIVEVGNFAAQGPGGARLLITALTDLVGAQGFRWVVFTGTAMLLNSFQRLGLPLIELGAADPARMGADLADWGRYYDTHPQVMAANVAETHKRLQGSGVYQRLGYRPLYREVADVACG, encoded by the coding sequence ATGGAGCTGTCATGGGAACAGCATGAGCCGCTGGCGCTGATCGGGCGTCAGCGGGCGCTGAGTGTACGCCTGGTCAGGCCCTGTTCGGGCTCGACCCGCCGCCACGCGCTGGAGGCCTTCATTCACGCCCGCTTCGCCGACTACTATGCGGCGCGCATCCATCACTTCATGCCTTGCCTGCTGGGCTTCGAGGACGAGGACGGCAAGGTGCAGGCGGCCGCCGGCCTGCGCCCCGCCAGGGAAGCGCAGGCGCTGTTTCTCGAGCGTTATCTGGACGCGCCCATCGAGCGCGTGGTCAGCGATCGGGCAGGCCTGCCGGTCGCCCGCAAGGACATCGTCGAGGTGGGCAACTTCGCCGCCCAGGGGCCCGGCGGCGCGCGCTTGCTGATCACCGCCCTGACCGACCTGGTCGGCGCCCAGGGCTTTCGCTGGGTCGTGTTCACCGGGACGGCGATGCTGCTGAACAGCTTCCAGCGCCTGGGGCTGCCGCTGATCGAACTGGGGGCGGCGGACCCGGCCCGCATGGGCGCGGATCTGGCCGACTGGGGACGCTACTACGATACCCATCCCCAGGTCATGGCGGCGAACGTCGCCGAAACCCATAAGCGCCTGCAGGGTTCCGGCGTCTATCAGCGCCTGGGCTACCGACCGCTGTATCGGGAGGTCGCCGATGTCGCTTGCGGTTGA
- a CDS encoding NAD(+) kinase yields the protein MEHFRNIGIIGRLGSTQVVDTIRRLKRFLLDRHLHVILDESIAELLPGHGLQVSSRKQLGEVCDMVIVVGGDGSMLGAARALARYKVPVLGINRGSLGFLTDIRPDELETRVAEVLDGQYTVESRFLLETQVRRKLEPIGQGDALNDVVLHPGKSTRMIEFELYIDGQFVCSQKSDGLIVSTPTGSTAYALSAGGPIMHPKLDAIVIVPMYPHTLSSRPIVVAGNSELKIVVSPKMDIYPQVSCDGQNHFTCSPGDIVTISKKPQRLQLIHPLDHNYYEVCRTKLGWGSRLGGGS from the coding sequence ATGGAGCACTTTCGCAATATTGGCATCATCGGTCGCCTGGGTAGTACCCAGGTGGTGGACACCATCCGCCGACTGAAGAGGTTTCTTCTCGACCGACACCTCCATGTGATCCTCGACGAAAGCATCGCCGAGCTCTTGCCCGGGCATGGCCTGCAGGTGTCCTCGCGCAAGCAGCTGGGCGAGGTCTGCGACATGGTCATCGTCGTCGGCGGCGACGGCAGCATGCTCGGCGCGGCGCGTGCCCTGGCCCGCTACAAGGTGCCGGTGCTCGGCATCAACCGCGGCAGCCTGGGCTTTCTCACCGACATTCGTCCCGACGAGCTGGAAACCCGGGTCGCCGAGGTGCTCGACGGCCAGTACACCGTGGAGAGCCGTTTCCTGCTGGAAACCCAGGTGCGCCGCAAGCTGGAGCCGATCGGTCAGGGCGATGCGCTGAATGATGTAGTACTGCATCCGGGCAAGTCGACGCGGATGATCGAGTTCGAGCTGTACATCGACGGGCAGTTCGTCTGCAGCCAGAAATCCGACGGCCTGATCGTTTCCACGCCGACCGGCTCCACCGCCTACGCCCTGTCGGCCGGCGGGCCGATCATGCATCCCAAGCTGGATGCCATCGTCATCGTGCCCATGTATCCGCACACCCTGTCGAGCCGGCCGATCGTGGTTGCCGGCAACAGCGAGCTGAAGATCGTGGTATCGCCGAAGATGGACATCTATCCCCAGGTTTCCTGCGACGGGCAGAACCACTTCACCTGCTCGCCCGGCGATATCGTCACCATCAGCAAGAAGCCGCAGCGGCTGCAGTTGATCCATCCGCTGGACCACAACTACTACGAGGTGTGCCGGACCAAGCTGGGCTGGGGCAGTCGTCTGGGTGGTGGCAGCTGA
- a CDS encoding DUF1853 family protein, protein MRESRPERQTTSCGGEAGPFGSLAGLPARLRRPQVRDLAWTLLSPPLLAGTAWPRRHPLAASHWAYEPTCLADWLQALDACSTPLDAWLAQHPTRRLGLYYERLWQFALHQAPGVRLLAANLPIRQGSSTLGELDLLLEDLEGIHHLELAVKLYLGSTGSSGQQPPRWIGPGRHDRLDGKLERLERHQLPLSRSSAARPALDRLGLDMAELQAGYWLGGYLFYPWPNGCPSPAGANPAHLRGRWLARRDWPEFLASAPAGHWQPLPRHAWLAPARVEAADLWPLGVLQAWYAGLEPATPAHLLVRLTANEAGEWVEAERIFLVGDSWPLPL, encoded by the coding sequence ATGCGGGAAAGCCGGCCAGAGCGGCAAACCACCTCCTGTGGGGGGGAAGCAGGCCCTTTTGGCAGCCTCGCCGGCCTCCCTGCGCGTCTTCGCCGGCCCCAGGTGCGCGACCTCGCCTGGACCCTGCTGTCGCCCCCGCTGCTCGCCGGCACAGCCTGGCCGCGGCGCCATCCGCTGGCAGCGAGCCACTGGGCGTACGAGCCGACCTGCCTGGCCGATTGGCTGCAGGCGCTGGATGCCTGCAGCACCCCGCTGGATGCCTGGCTGGCGCAGCATCCGACACGCCGCCTGGGGCTCTACTACGAGCGGCTCTGGCAGTTCGCCCTGCACCAGGCCCCGGGCGTTCGCCTGCTTGCCGCCAACCTGCCGATCCGCCAGGGCAGCAGTACCCTGGGCGAGTTGGACCTGCTGCTGGAGGATCTCGAAGGGATTCATCACCTGGAGCTGGCAGTCAAGCTCTACCTCGGATCGACCGGCAGCTCCGGGCAGCAGCCACCTCGCTGGATCGGCCCCGGGCGGCATGACCGACTCGACGGCAAGCTGGAGCGACTGGAGCGGCATCAATTGCCGCTATCGCGCAGCTCGGCGGCACGGCCAGCTCTTGATCGACTCGGGCTCGACATGGCCGAGCTGCAGGCTGGCTACTGGCTCGGTGGTTATCTGTTCTATCCCTGGCCGAATGGCTGTCCATCTCCAGCCGGTGCCAACCCGGCGCACCTGCGCGGGCGTTGGCTGGCCCGACGCGACTGGCCGGAGTTTCTCGCCAGCGCTCCCGCCGGCCACTGGCAGCCCTTGCCACGCCACGCCTGGCTGGCCCCGGCCCGCGTCGAGGCTGCGGATCTGTGGCCCCTGGGAGTCCTGCAAGCCTGGTACGCAGGATTAGAACCTGCCACACCGGCACATCTGCTGGTCCGGCTGACAGCCAACGAAGCGGGCGAATGGGTCGAGGCAGAGCGGATATTCCTGGTCGGCGACAGCTGGCCGCTCCCTCTCTAG
- a CDS encoding O-succinylhomoserine sulfhydrylase produces MTIEWDAGRLDSDLEGAGFDTLAVRAGQHRTPEGEHGEALFMTSSYVFRSAADAAARFAGEQPGNVYSRYTNPTVRIFEERIAALEGAEQAVAAASGMGAILAMVMSLCSAGDHVLVSRSVFGSTISLFDKYFKRFGIEVDYPPLADLDAWAAACKSNTKLFIVESPSNPLAELVDIAALADIAHARGALLAVDNCFCTPVLQKPLALGADIVIHSATKYIDGQGRCLGGVVAGSSRLMQEVVGFLRTAGPTLSPFNAWLFLKGLETLRVRMQAHCASAQALAEWLELQPQVAKVYYAGLPSHPQHELAKRQQSGFGAVVSFEIKGDRAAAWRVIDNTRMISITTNLGDTKTTIAHPATTSHGRLTPEARAAAGISDSLIRVAVGLEDIEDIKADLARGLAAL; encoded by the coding sequence ATGACGATCGAGTGGGATGCTGGACGGCTGGACAGCGACCTGGAGGGGGCCGGTTTCGACACCCTGGCCGTGCGTGCCGGCCAGCACCGTACTCCCGAGGGTGAGCATGGCGAAGCCCTGTTCATGACCTCCAGCTACGTGTTCCGCAGCGCCGCCGATGCGGCTGCGCGTTTCGCCGGCGAGCAGCCGGGCAACGTGTATTCCCGCTATACCAATCCTACTGTGCGCATCTTCGAGGAACGCATCGCTGCGTTGGAGGGCGCCGAGCAGGCGGTCGCCGCGGCCTCCGGCATGGGCGCCATCCTGGCCATGGTGATGAGCCTGTGCAGCGCCGGCGATCATGTGCTGGTGTCGCGCAGCGTATTCGGCTCGACCATCAGCCTGTTCGACAAATACTTCAAGCGCTTTGGCATCGAGGTCGATTATCCGCCCCTGGCCGACCTGGACGCCTGGGCCGCGGCCTGCAAGTCGAACACCAAGCTGTTCATCGTCGAGTCGCCGTCCAATCCGCTGGCCGAGCTTGTGGACATTGCCGCCTTGGCCGACATCGCCCATGCCCGTGGCGCCCTGCTGGCGGTGGACAACTGCTTCTGCACGCCGGTGCTACAGAAGCCGCTGGCTCTTGGCGCCGATATCGTCATCCACTCGGCGACCAAATACATCGACGGCCAGGGGCGTTGCCTCGGCGGCGTGGTGGCTGGCAGTTCCAGGCTGATGCAGGAGGTGGTGGGTTTTCTGCGCACCGCAGGCCCGACTCTCAGCCCCTTCAATGCCTGGCTGTTCCTCAAGGGGCTGGAAACCCTCAGGGTTCGCATGCAGGCGCACTGTGCCAGCGCTCAGGCGCTGGCCGAGTGGCTGGAGCTGCAGCCGCAGGTCGCCAAGGTCTACTACGCCGGTCTGCCCAGCCATCCGCAGCATGAGTTGGCCAAGCGCCAGCAGAGCGGCTTCGGTGCGGTGGTCAGCTTCGAGATCAAAGGCGACCGGGCAGCTGCCTGGCGGGTCATCGACAACACCCGGATGATCTCCATCACCACCAATCTGGGCGACACCAAGACCACCATCGCCCACCCGGCCACCACCTCCCACGGTCGTCTGACTCCGGAGGCGCGGGCGGCGGCCGGGATCAGCGACAGTCTGATTCGCGTGGCGGTCGGTCTGGAGGACATCGAGGACATCAAGGCCGACCTGGCCCGTGGATTGGCCGCGCTGTGA
- a CDS encoding OprD family outer membrane porin, translating into MWSLVCPPRLLHGHRLAALRRQPQTPGRTLQAARLELDLIDYRVPGLSWKAGFVHSNRIDTGRSGMTNEREFHDQPRNRGPADAARDLSSNLYGSIYRTRCDLNEIRLFVEYPLDLL; encoded by the coding sequence ATCTGGTCGCTCGTCTGCCCGCCTCGGCTACTCCATGGTCATCGCCTGGCAGCGCTCCGCCGGCAACCTCAAACGCCAGGACGAACGCTCCAGGCAGCTCGGCTCGAGCTGGACCTCATCGACTACCGGGTGCCCGGGTTGAGCTGGAAGGCCGGCTTCGTGCATAGCAATCGGATCGACACCGGCCGGAGCGGCATGACGAACGAGCGGGAGTTTCACGACCAGCCGCGGAACCGGGGGCCGGCAGATGCAGCCAGGGACCTGTCGAGCAACCTCTATGGCTCAATCTACCGCACCAGATGCGACTTGAACGAAATTCGGCTGTTCGTCGAATATCCGCTGGATCTGCTCTGA
- a CDS encoding chromosome partitioning protein ParA yields the protein MQKRLKMVEAVMFFNEQGICREMLLPEFEAVLDGVVSLPDLADQQVRLAYLLISPRLEVRAAVFFYLDFDEDGAADPGWNLPLRQLSERAAPGIDLGAGPIRLVSRSRCPAARHQMHLWDPELQDLLALRDAAKRNQLGLLCEEEGTPAVGRSSSGLQAADGQEPASAVRNKDWSDGQRQKTAHLIKRQRLHIRNLSRYLEEAQGRLKQAAELQARTLQAEVQGLREQLNRYQALHASLEAQLQTQSESHAHTEAELAARAEQERLGREEILRLRNEHEQLAAQNIEQALEGLASLGLTFVVYHPGAGHLTIPLQDIVRYRESPIAYAAAKCSVSEEQYRLWLRHFQQPVCECELPGGRRCALPIDRIDSPQRFVAGESNCCSRHKSGSRLRSAS from the coding sequence GTGCAGAAAAGACTGAAAATGGTTGAGGCCGTAATGTTCTTCAATGAGCAGGGCATCTGCCGGGAAATGCTCTTGCCGGAGTTCGAAGCCGTACTCGACGGGGTCGTCAGCCTGCCGGATCTGGCCGATCAGCAGGTGCGTCTTGCGTATCTGCTGATCTCCCCTCGGCTGGAGGTGCGCGCCGCGGTCTTCTTCTATCTGGATTTTGACGAGGATGGCGCAGCCGATCCTGGTTGGAATCTTCCCCTACGGCAACTATCCGAGCGCGCAGCTCCGGGGATCGATCTGGGCGCCGGGCCGATCCGTCTGGTCAGCCGCAGTCGGTGCCCGGCAGCTCGGCATCAGATGCACTTGTGGGATCCCGAATTGCAAGATCTCCTGGCGTTGCGTGATGCGGCCAAGCGCAACCAGCTTGGTCTGCTCTGCGAGGAGGAGGGAACGCCAGCAGTGGGCAGATCGTCGTCAGGCCTGCAGGCGGCCGATGGTCAGGAGCCTGCCAGTGCCGTGCGAAACAAGGACTGGAGTGACGGGCAGCGCCAGAAAACGGCCCACCTGATCAAGCGACAGCGGCTGCATATCCGCAATCTGAGCCGCTACCTGGAAGAGGCCCAGGGGAGGCTGAAGCAGGCTGCCGAGCTTCAGGCCAGAACCCTGCAGGCCGAAGTGCAGGGGCTGCGCGAACAACTGAACCGGTATCAGGCGCTGCATGCCAGCCTCGAGGCGCAATTGCAGACGCAGTCCGAGTCCCACGCGCACACGGAAGCCGAGCTGGCCGCTCGCGCAGAGCAAGAGAGGCTGGGGCGGGAAGAAATTCTCAGGCTCAGGAATGAGCATGAGCAACTGGCCGCGCAGAATATCGAGCAGGCACTCGAGGGGCTGGCCAGCCTGGGCTTGACTTTCGTGGTCTACCATCCCGGCGCGGGCCACCTGACCATTCCGTTGCAGGACATCGTCCGCTATCGGGAGAGTCCCATAGCCTATGCTGCGGCCAAGTGTTCGGTCAGTGAAGAGCAATACCGCCTGTGGTTGAGACACTTCCAGCAGCCGGTCTGTGAATGCGAGTTGCCCGGCGGCAGGCGCTGCGCGCTGCCGATCGACCGGATCGACAGCCCCCAACGTTTCGTGGCGGGGGAGTCCAACTGCTGTTCGCGGCACAAGTCGGGCAGCCGCCTGCGCAGCGCCAGCTGA
- a CDS encoding 1-aminocyclopropane-1-carboxylate deaminase/D-cysteine desulfhydrase, with translation MLDIHWAPRAPLQPLVLGWLAAAGIEVGVLRLDLVDPLISGNKWFKLAPHLMEAVRQGARGLISLGGPHSNHLHALAAAGRRFAFPTVGLLRGEPRETPTVRDLQAFGMRLHWLGYGGYRVRHQAGFWNSWRDCYPDLHPVAEGGGGLTGAQGCRVLRKMLLSQLPTLGWSDYHGWWLAAGTGATLAGLVLAEGGERPVHGALAVPASHGVAPQVRAILAEAGVADVGYRLLDASRGGFARLDAELARFILDSEREGGIPLDPVYTGKALLALHEQVACGGIPHGSRLIFVHTGGMQGRRALADRLQELGARG, from the coding sequence GTGCTGGACATCCACTGGGCGCCTCGGGCGCCACTTCAACCCCTCGTGCTCGGCTGGCTGGCTGCGGCCGGCATCGAGGTCGGCGTTTTGCGGCTCGATCTGGTCGATCCGCTGATTTCCGGCAACAAATGGTTCAAGCTGGCCCCCCATCTGATGGAGGCAGTGCGTCAGGGAGCCAGGGGGCTGATCAGCCTGGGCGGTCCGCACTCCAACCACCTGCATGCGCTGGCTGCGGCCGGGCGGCGCTTCGCCTTTCCCACGGTGGGGCTGCTGCGCGGCGAGCCCAGGGAAACCCCCACCGTACGCGATCTGCAGGCCTTCGGCATGCGCCTGCACTGGCTCGGCTACGGCGGTTACCGGGTGCGTCACCAGGCGGGCTTCTGGAACAGCTGGCGTGACTGCTATCCCGACCTGCATCCGGTGGCGGAAGGCGGCGGCGGCCTGACCGGTGCGCAGGGCTGCAGGGTGCTGCGGAAGATGCTGTTGTCCCAGTTGCCGACGCTCGGTTGGTCCGACTACCACGGCTGGTGGCTGGCCGCCGGTACTGGAGCCACGCTGGCCGGCCTGGTTCTTGCCGAAGGCGGTGAGCGTCCGGTGCATGGTGCCCTGGCTGTACCGGCCAGTCACGGCGTGGCGCCACAGGTACGGGCGATCCTCGCCGAAGCCGGAGTGGCCGATGTCGGCTATCGTCTGCTGGACGCCAGCCGCGGCGGGTTTGCCCGGCTCGACGCGGAGCTGGCGCGTTTCATCCTCGATAGCGAGCGCGAAGGGGGCATTCCCCTGGATCCCGTCTACACCGGCAAGGCCCTGCTGGCGTTGCACGAACAGGTCGCGTGTGGCGGCATTCCCCATGGCAGCCGGCTGATCTTCGTGCACACCGGTGGAATGCAGGGGCGGCGGGCACTGGCCGACCGTCTGCAGGAGCTGGGAGCGCGCGGCTGA
- a CDS encoding AMP-binding protein: protein MSLAVESFWQALAAHGERPALQEGEHRLSYRQLLDEVGIRAGYLRRIGVRRLALELDNGIEWVLWDLAALRAGIVCIPLPGFFSADQQRHVLDSAGVDTLIAADLSRHAYLGFAPLAGHVAQRRPAQTAELPAGTLKITYTSGTTGQPKGVCLDAGLQLRVASSIWQACGPSGIERHLCVLPLAVLLENVAGLYALLLGGALVELAPLAQVGLEGASRFDLPRFLGTLQRSRPNSLILLPQLLLAWVAALESGQALPDSLRFVAVGGGRVAPQLLERAEALGLPVFEGYGLSECASVVCLNTPGQHRIGTVGRPLPHLELRLADDGEVEVRGAQMLGYLGEPAPDGDWLGTGDLGHFEGDFLVLHGRKKHQFVTAFGRNVNPEWVEAELVQQLPIAQAWLHGEAIAANVAVLQPRSAEVTDEALGQAVARVNAGLPDYARVHHWLRAEQPFSVANGLATTNGRLRRAALLQHYRAAIERVLATHIP from the coding sequence ATGTCGCTTGCGGTTGAGTCCTTCTGGCAGGCCCTGGCGGCCCATGGCGAGCGGCCGGCCTTGCAGGAGGGCGAGCATCGACTGAGTTACCGTCAACTGCTTGACGAAGTCGGGATACGGGCCGGATACCTGCGGCGGATCGGCGTCCGGCGCCTGGCGCTGGAACTGGACAACGGCATCGAGTGGGTCCTGTGGGATCTGGCGGCGCTGCGAGCCGGCATCGTCTGCATTCCGCTGCCGGGATTCTTTTCCGCCGATCAGCAGCGTCATGTGCTGGACAGTGCCGGCGTCGACACGCTGATCGCCGCCGATCTTTCCCGGCATGCGTACCTGGGTTTCGCGCCGCTGGCCGGGCACGTCGCGCAGCGCCGGCCGGCACAGACCGCGGAGCTGCCGGCAGGAACCCTGAAGATCACCTACACCTCCGGCACCACCGGCCAGCCGAAGGGCGTCTGCCTGGATGCCGGCCTGCAGCTGCGGGTGGCATCCAGCATCTGGCAGGCCTGCGGGCCGAGCGGGATCGAGCGTCACCTGTGCGTGCTGCCGCTGGCGGTCCTGCTCGAGAACGTCGCCGGTCTCTATGCGCTGCTGCTCGGCGGAGCGCTGGTCGAGCTGGCGCCTTTGGCCCAGGTGGGCCTCGAAGGGGCCAGCCGCTTCGATCTGCCGCGCTTTCTCGGAACCTTGCAGCGCAGCCGTCCGAACAGCCTGATCCTTCTGCCGCAACTGCTCCTGGCCTGGGTGGCGGCCCTGGAAAGCGGCCAGGCGCTACCCGATTCCCTGCGCTTCGTCGCGGTCGGCGGCGGGCGGGTCGCACCGCAGCTGCTCGAGCGCGCCGAGGCCCTTGGTCTGCCGGTGTTCGAGGGCTACGGGCTGTCGGAATGTGCCTCGGTGGTCTGCCTGAATACGCCCGGTCAGCACCGCATCGGTACCGTGGGCCGGCCCCTGCCGCACCTGGAACTGCGCCTGGCCGACGACGGCGAGGTCGAGGTGCGCGGTGCGCAGATGCTCGGCTACCTCGGCGAACCGGCGCCGGACGGCGATTGGCTGGGCACCGGCGATCTCGGCCACTTCGAGGGCGATTTCCTGGTCCTGCACGGGCGCAAGAAGCACCAGTTCGTCACCGCCTTCGGACGCAACGTCAATCCGGAGTGGGTGGAGGCCGAGCTGGTGCAGCAGTTGCCGATTGCCCAGGCCTGGCTGCACGGCGAGGCCATCGCCGCCAACGTGGCGGTGCTGCAACCACGCTCGGCCGAAGTCACCGACGAGGCGCTGGGGCAGGCCGTGGCACGGGTCAACGCCGGCCTGCCGGACTATGCGCGCGTCCACCACTGGCTGCGCGCCGAACAACCGTTCAGCGTCGCCAACGGTCTGGCCACCACCAACGGCCGGCTGCGCCGGGCGGCACTGCTCCAGCACTACCGGGCGGCCATCGAGCGTGTGCTGGCCACCCATATTCCCTGA
- a CDS encoding metallophosphoesterase has product MVDPLRSYDLIGDVHGCGHSLEALLERLGYRRQGGVWRHPWRMALFVGDIVDRGPRIREALHLVHDMVEAGQALCVMGNHEYNLLGWSTEAPPESGLQYVREHTARNERLIHETLTQFANHPGDWRAFLDWFYELPLFIDAGRFRVVHACWDASLIEPLRRQYPEGLIDEPFLKASAAPDTFAHQVFERMLRGINMRLPHGMTLTGRDGLVRETFRSKFWADEPQTYGDIVFQPDALPEPVARMPISLAHRTELPFYDADQPPLFVGHYWRQGQPSLIRPNLACLDYSAVMFGKLVAYRLDQETELDPNKFAWVEVERPEAPHEN; this is encoded by the coding sequence CTGGTCGATCCGCTGCGCAGCTATGACCTGATCGGCGACGTGCATGGCTGCGGCCATAGCCTGGAAGCTCTGCTCGAACGCCTCGGCTACCGGCGCCAGGGGGGCGTATGGCGCCATCCATGGCGAATGGCACTGTTCGTCGGCGATATCGTCGATCGCGGCCCGCGCATCCGTGAGGCCCTGCACCTGGTGCACGACATGGTCGAGGCTGGCCAGGCCCTGTGCGTCATGGGCAATCACGAGTACAACCTGCTGGGCTGGTCCACCGAGGCACCGCCTGAGAGCGGCCTGCAGTACGTACGCGAACACACGGCGCGCAACGAGCGGCTGATCCACGAAACCCTGACGCAGTTCGCCAATCATCCGGGCGACTGGCGGGCCTTTCTCGACTGGTTCTACGAGCTGCCGCTGTTCATCGACGCCGGTCGCTTCCGCGTCGTGCATGCCTGCTGGGATGCCAGCCTGATCGAGCCGTTGCGCCGGCAATATCCGGAGGGGCTGATCGACGAGCCCTTCCTGAAGGCTTCCGCGGCGCCCGATACCTTCGCCCACCAGGTCTTCGAACGAATGCTGCGCGGCATCAACATGCGCCTGCCCCACGGCATGACGCTGACCGGAAGGGACGGCCTCGTCCGCGAGACCTTCCGCAGCAAGTTCTGGGCGGACGAGCCGCAAACTTATGGCGACATCGTCTTTCAACCCGACGCTCTGCCCGAGCCCGTCGCGCGGATGCCCATCTCCCTGGCGCATCGGACCGAGCTGCCCTTCTACGATGCCGACCAGCCGCCGCTGTTCGTCGGGCACTACTGGCGCCAAGGGCAACCGTCACTGATCCGCCCCAATCTGGCCTGCCTCGACTACAGTGCGGTGATGTTCGGCAAGCTGGTGGCCTATCGGCTGGACCAGGAGACGGAGCTCGATCCGAACAAGTTCGCCTGGGTCGAGGTGGAGCGCCCGGAGGCTCCCCATGAAAATTGA